The DNA sequence GTGGACTATTTGAAAGAATAATTGAACAGAAGCTTTTATTCTTGTTATAATAGAGAGCAGTGTATTGCACGGAAGCAGGATGTAGGAGTGATATAATAATGAAACCAGAACAAAGAATTGAAAGACGTGATCGAATACGCAACTTTTCAATCATAGCCCATATTGACCACGGGAAATCAACGCTCGCTGATAGAATTTTGGAAAAAACGAGTGCACTGACTTCCAGAGAAATGCAGGATCAAATGCTCGATGCAATGGACTTGGAAAGGGAACGAGGTATTACTATAAAGCTGAATGCCGTCCAGCTCAATTATAAAGCGGCTGATGGAGAAACATATATTTTCCACCTTATCGACACTCCAGGTCACGTCGATTTTGCCTACGAGGTTTCCCGAAGTCTGGCTGCCTGCGAAGGAGCTCTGCTCATTGTCGACGCTGCTCAGGGTATAGAAGCCCAGACACTGGCAAACGTTTACTTAGCTTTGGATAACGACCTGGAGATACTCCCAATTATTAATAAAATCGACCTTCCAAGTGCTGAACCGGACCGGGTAAGGCAGGAAGTGGAGGACGTCATTGGGCTTCCGGGAGAAGATTGTATTCCGGCTTCAGCTAAATCCGGAATAGGAATTGATGAAATTCTGGAAGCGGTAGTTAAAAAAGTACCCGCACCTTCTGGGGATCCGGAAGCACCGCTTAAAGCAATGATTTTTGACTCCATCTACGATCCATACCGAGGAGTTATTGTATACATCCGAATTATGGAAGGTACAGTAAAAAAAGGCGAAAAAATTAAAATGATGGCTAACGAGAAGCAGTTCGAGGTTCAGGAAATTGGAGTATTCACTCCTAAACCTGTGCAGCAGAAGGAACTGACTGTAGGGGACGTCGGTTACATGATTGCATCCATTAAAAATGTGGGGGACAGCCAGGTGGGGGATACAGTCACCCATGCAGCAAAACCGACTGCTGATCCGATGCCGGGTTACCGTAAATTAAATCCAATGGTTTTCTGCGGAATGTATCCGGTAGACACCAATCACTATGTCGCCCTTCGTGAAGCTCTGGAAAAGCTTGAACTCAACGATTCAGCTCTCCAATTTGAGGCGGAAACGTCCCAGGCGCTCGGATTCGGATTCCGCAGCGGCTTTCTCGGACTGCTCCACATGGAGATTATTCAGGAACGGATTGAAAGAGAATTTGGAATTGATCTCATCACTACAGCACCAAGTGTTGTGTATGAAGTAACAAAAACTGACGAATCTGTCCTGGAAATAGATAATCCTTCGGAAATGCCGGATGCTCAGCAGGTTGAAACTGTTCGTGAGCCATATGTAAAAGCAGAAGTCATGGTCCCGAACGATTATGTAGGAGCCGTCATGGAACTCTGTCAAAAGAAACGCGGCGATTACCTTGACATGAAATACCTGGATGCCAATCGAGTCAATATCATTTATGAAATCCCGCTCTCAGAAATCGTTTACGACTTCTTTGATACACTTAAATCAAGTACAAAGGGATATGCTTCTTTTGATTATGAAATTATAGGTTACAAAGAGAGTAATCTGGTGAAAATGGACATTTTATTAAATGGGGAAACGGTCGACGCTCTATCGATTATTGTTCATCGGGATTCAGCTTATGAAAGAGGTAAAATTATAGTCGAAAAGCTCAAAAACCTCATCCCTCGCCAGCAGTTTGAAGTGCCGGTACAGGCCAGTATCGGTCAGAAGATTATAGCAAGATCGACCATTAAAGCTATGCGTAAAAACGTACTTGCAAAATGTTACGGGGGTGACGTTTCCCGAAAACGTAAACTTCTTGAAAAGCAGAAAGAAGGAAAAAAGCGTATGAAGAGTGTAGGGAATGTGGAAGTTCCTCAGGAAGCCTTCATGTCTGTATTAAGTATGGATGAAAATAAATAAACAGAAAAGAGGTGGCGGTGTCACCTCTTTTGTGTGTTTTCTTAAAGGAAAGGATAATGATTTATGCGAAAGTCTCTTTATATACACGTTCCTTTTTGCGAGCAGATCTGTCATTACTGTGATTTCAATAAGTTTTTCCTCCAGAACCAGCCTGTAGATGAATACCTGGATTTATGCATGGAGGAAATGGAGAAAACCGTTAAAACACATCCGCAGACGGAACTTATCGAAACGATCTATATTGGCGGAGGTACGCCAACTGCTCTATCTACTGAGCAGCTGAAGCGACTTCTGGAAGCTGTTCCGAAATATTTTCAGCTTACTGATCAGGTAGAATGGACGGTAGAAGTAAATCCTGGAAGTGCTGACCGGGAAAAGTTTGAGATGATGAAAAACGCCGGCGTTAACCGGCTCAGTATTGGAGCTCAGACATTCGATCCGGAGCTTTTAAAAACAATTAACCGGGACCATGGAACAGGAGAGGCGGAGCATACGGTTAAGCTGGCCCAGGAATCCGGTATTCCCAACTTGTCGATTGACATGATGTTCGGCCTTCCGGGCCAGACGATGAAGCAGTGGAAAGATTCTCTTCAAAAGGCTGCAGAACTCGATATTTCGCATATAAGTGCTTATTCCTTGAAGATTGAACCGAAAACGGTTTTTTATCAGATGTGGAATAAAGGTCGTTTACAACTCCCGGAACAGGAGCTGGAAGCTGAGATGTATACGTATATGCTCACTTTTTTAAAGAAACATGGTTTTACAGCTTATGAAATCAGCAATTTTTCAAAACATGGTTTAGAAAGCATGCATAATCTTGCTTATTGGAATAACGATGAGTATTACGGGATTGGGGCGGGTGCACACAGTTATGTAGATGGTATGAGAAACAGAAATCACGGTCCTCTCCCAAAATACATGAAAGCTGTCAAAAACGAAGAACTCCCCTATCTGGAAAAGCATAAAGTAACAAAAGAAGAAAAAATGGAAGAAGAAATGTTTATGGGACTGCGGAAACGGTTAGGAGTGTCTAAGGAGCAGTTCTACCGCCGTTATAACCGTGGAATAGAGGAAGTCTTTCCTGGAGTAGTTGAACATCTGAAAAACAAACTCCTGCTTCAGGAAATGGATGATAGGATAATGCTTACAGAGGAAGGCCTGCTTCTCGGGAACGAAGTGTTTGAAAAATTTCTGTTTACCGCAGAGGAAATATAAGAAAATTTGCGCCCTTCCGTTGACAAACTAAAACCTTCTTTGGTACTTTATATAATAGATTTAGCACTCGGAGGAAGGGAGTGCTAACAGGAGGGGTGAAGATGTTAACAGAGAGGCAGCTTTATATTTTAAAAGCGATTGTTGATGATTACATCACGAATGCAGAACCAGTCGGCTCCCGGACAGTGTCGAAAAGGGCAGATATGAATTTCAGCCCGGCCACGATACGCAACGAAATGTCGGATTTAGAAGAGCTTGGATTTTTGGAAAAACCACATAGCTCTGCCGGAAGAATCCCTTCACAGAAAGGTTATCGCTATTATGTCGATCATCTTCTTTCTCCGAAACAGCTGTCGAGCAAGGATGTTACAAATATCCGTTCTCAGCTGGCTGTGAAATTTCATGAGTCAGAACAGGTGATACAGCATTCAGCAAAAATATTATCACACCTTACCTCTTATACATCGATAGTGCTCGGCCCTGAAGTTTTTGAATCAAAACTGCGGCAGATTCAGCTGATACCCATTTCCGGTGATCAGGCTGTCGTTATTATCGTGACCGATTCCGGTCACGTGGAAAACCAAACAGTTCATTTCCCTGGCAACGTTTCCGGGTCGGATGTGGAAAAAGTAGTTAATATCCTTAACGACCGCCTGCGTGGGGTTCCTATTTTTCAGCTGCAGCAAAAGTTATCCCAGGAAATTTCAGCAGTGCTTAAAAAGCACGTTTCTAAATACGAAACGATGCTTTCGGCATTAACGGATGTTTTTCGTGATCAGCAGCAGGAAAAAGTTTATTACGGTGGGAAAACAAATATTTTAAGCCAGCCTGAGTTTAATGACGTGGAGCGGGTGCGCAGTATTCTGAATATTTTCGAAGAAGATGCTCTTGTTTCGAGGCTGATCAGATCTGAAGATGAGGGCTTAACAATTCGGATCGGAGAAGAAAATGATTTTAAGCCGTTTGATGATCTATCTATCGTCACCGCTACGTATACGCTGGAAGGAAAGTATGTTGGAACAATTGGACTTCTTGGTCCCACCAGGATGGAGTATCCGAGGGTAATAAGCTTAATGGAGTATTTTTCAAAAGATATGTCAGAACTTCTGAGCAGAAAAGACAGAAGCTGACTAGTTGAAGGAGGTGAAAGCAGTGTCAAAAAGAAATAATGATGATGTGCAGGATCTGGAAACAGAAGAAGCTTCAGCTGCTGAGACAGCGGAAGAAACCACTGAATTGGAAGAGGAAGCTTCTGTAGAAGAAACTGAAATTGATCAGCTGAAACAGCAGGTGCAGGATCTGGAAGACCGGCTCCTAAGGCTGCAGGCTGAATACGATAACTTCCGCCGGAGGACAAAGAAAGAAAAAGAGTCCGCGGCTAAATATAAATCTCAGAGTCTTGCGGAAAGCCTGCTCCCCGCTCTGGATAACTTTGAGCGGGCGCTGATGATCAATCCTGAAACAGAAGAAGCAAAAAGTCTGCTTCAGGGAATGAAAATGGTTCATAATCAGCTCTCTGAAGCACTCCAGTCCGAGGAAATAGAAATTATGGAAACAGTTGGGCAGCCATTTGATCCGCATATGCATGAAGCAGTAATGCAGGTTGAATCAGATGAATACGATTCAAATATAATCGTCGAAGAACTGCAGAAAGGCTATCTTTTAAAAGATAAAGTAATCAGACCAGCAATGGTTAAAGTAAGTTCATAATCATTTCAAGGAGGAATTTTGCCATGAGTAAAGTAATAGGTATCGACTTAGGAACAACGAATTCATGTGTAGCCGTAATGGAAGGCGGCGAAGCAACAGTTATTGCAAACGCTGAAGGAGCTCGTACAACCCCTTCCGTCGTTTCATTTAAAGATGGTGAACGTCAGGTTGGGGAAGTGGCAAAGCGTCAGATGATCACAAACCCTAATACAATCACATCAATTAAACGGCACATGGGAACAAATCATAAAGAAGAAGCAGAGGGGAAACAATATACTCCTCAGGAAATTTCTGCGATTATTCTTCAGAAACTTAAAGCAGATGCTGAAGCATATCTCGGAGAAACGGTTACAAAAGCTGTCATTACAGTTCCTGCGTACTTTAACGATTCTCAGCGCCAGGCAACTAAAGATGCCGGTAAAATTGCAGGACTTGAAGTAGAGCGTATTGTTAACGAACCTACGGCTGCAGCTCTTGCCTACGGTTTGGAAAAAGAAGAAGATCAGACTATTCTCGTATATGACCTTGGTGGAGGTACCTTTGATGTTTCCATTCTTGAACTAGGTGATGGATTTTTCGAGGTTAAGTCTACGTCCGGAGACAATAAACTCGGCGGGGACGACTTTGACCAGGTGGTTATTGATCATCTGGTAGCTGAATTCAAAAAAGAAAATGGTGTTGATCTCAGCCAGGACAAAATGGCTCTGCAGCGTTTGAAAGATGCAGCGGAAAAAGCAAAGAAAGATCTTTCCGGCGTTTCCCAGACACAAATCAGCCTGCCGTTCATAACTGCTGATCAATCTGGACCTAAGCATATGGAGATGAACCTTACTCGTGCCAAGTTTGATGATCTTACATCCCACCTTGTTGAACGTACAATGGGACCTGCTCGTCAGGCATTAAAAGATGCTGGCCTTTCAGCTGACGAAGTGGACAAGGTAGTACTCGTTGGTGGTTCCACTCGAATTCCAGCTGTTCAGGAAGCAATTAAAAAGGTAACAGGCAAAGATGCTCATAAAGGTGTTAATCCGGATGAAGTTGTAGCTCTCGGTGCTGCTATTCAGGCGGGAGTTTTGACAGGCGATGTAAAAGATGTCGTACTTCTTGACGTAACTCCGCTGTCCCTCGGTATTGAAACAATGGGCGGCGTCTTCACAAAACTTATTGAACGAAATACAACGATTCCAACTTCCAAGTCCCAGACATTTTCAACTGCGGCAGACAACCAGCCGTCCGTTGATATTCATGTACTTCAGGGAGAGCGTGAAATGGCTGCAAACAACAAAACGCTCGGCCGTTTCCAGCTGAACGATATTCCACCGGCGCCAAGAGGAGTACCGCAGATTGAAGTATCATTTGACATTGATGCCAACGGAATCGTAAACGTACGTGCAAAAGATCTAGGCACTAATAAAGAACAGTCCATTACCATTACTTCCAGCTCCGGCCTTTCGGATGAAGAAGTAGAACAGATGGTAAAAGATGCAGAAGAAAATGCGGAAGCAGATAAGCAGCGACGTGAAGAAGTTGATACACGCAACGAAGCGGATCAGCTTGTTTTCCAGACAGAAAAAACACTTAAAGATCTCGGAGAAAACGTAGAAGAATCAGAAAAAGAAAAAGCGGAAACTGCAAAGGAAAAACTGAAGACAGCCCTCGAAGGTGAGGACATGGAAGCCATTAAAACAGCAAAAGATGAGCTTCAGGAAATTGTTACCCAGCTTACTACGAAAATGTATGAGCAGGCCGCTCAGCAGCAGCAGGCAGAAGGCCAGGGTGCTGAACAGCAGGACGATGATGTAGTTGACGCAGATTATGAAGAAGTTAATGACGATAAGAAAGAGTAAGTGAATCAAAGTCAAAGTCAGGTTTTCTTGGCTTTGACTTTTTTCACGGGGACATACCTTTACTGGATGAAATCCAGATGATAAGATATCCGTTATGGAGAAAAATCGGGAGTGGTTAATATGAGTAAGCGAGATTATTATGATGTGCTCGGCGTCGAAAAAGGCGCAGAAGATGCTGAAATAAAAAAAGCATACCGGAAGCTGGCAAGAAAATATCATCCGGACGTTAACAAAGAAGCGGATGCTGAAGAAAAATTTAAAGAAGTTAAAGAAGCATATGATACATTGAGTGACAGCAATAAACGTGCTCAGTATGATCAATTTGGCCATACGGATCCAAACCAGGGATTTGGCGGAGCAGGAGCTGGTGACTTTGGCGGCTTCAGCGATATTTTTGACATGTTTTTCGGCGGCGGCGGAAGACGTCGTGATCCTAATGCGCCTCGACAAGGTTCTGATTTGCAGTACACGATGACGCTTGAATTTAAAGAAGCAGTTTTCGGCAAGGAAACTGATATTGAAATCCCTCGTGAAGAGGAATGTACCACATGTGATGGGAGCGGGGCGAAGCCGGGAACAAAACCGGAAACCTGTCAGCAGTGTGGAGGTGCAGGTCAGCTTAATGTGGAGCAGAACACACCTTTCGGCCGCGTTGTAAACCGACGCGTCTGTGACCGCTGTGAAGGTACCGGCCAGCAGGTGAAAGACAAGTGTCAAACATGTGACGGCAGAGGAAAAGTGAAAAAGCGTAAAAAGATTCATATTAACATTCCGGCAGGCGTTGATACCGGCCAGCAGATTCGGGTGGCCGGACAGGGAGAGCCAGGGGTGAATGGTGGACCTCCAGGCGATCTGTACGTGGTGTTTAATGTGAAAGAGCATGAATTTTTCCATCGGGATGGAGACGATATCTTCTGCGATATGCCGATAACTTTCGTTCAGTCTGCACTTGGTGATGAAATTGAAGTCCCTACATTGGAAGGAAAAGTTAAGTTGAAAGTTCCGGCTGGTACCCAGACGGGGACAGATTTCCGTCTCCGCGGCAAAGGAGCACCAAACGTACGAGGATTTGGACAGGGTGATCAGCATATTCGTGTGAAAATTATTACACCGAAAAAGCTCAGTGAGCGTCAAAAAGAAATTCTGCGGGAATTTTCTGAAGAAAGCGGTACGGAAGCACCGGATGAACAAAGTCAGAATTTCTTTGCGAAAGTAAAGAGAGCTTTTAAAAGCTTCGGCGAATAGAACAACAGGGAGTTGGAAAAAACATGAAATGGTCTGAGATCTGTATTCACACCACGCAGGAGGCTGTAGAACCGGTCAGTCACATTTTGCATGAAGCAGGAGCGGGGGGAGTCGTAATAGAAGACCGCGCTGACCTTTACCGGGAAAGAGAAACAAAATTCGGAGAAATATTTCAGCTTTCTGCTGATGATTATCCAGAAGAAGGGGTATTATTAAAAGCATACCTTCCCTTAAATAGTTTTTTAGGCGATACGGTGGAAGAGATTAAACAGGCCATTTCCCAGCTTCAGCAATATAATATTGACCTCGGTGCTCATGAAGTAACTCTTAATGAAGTGGATGAAGAAGAGTGGGCTACCGCATGGAAAAAATACTACAAGCCGGTCAAAGTAGGAGAGAGGATCACCATTGCTCCAAGCTGGGAAAATTACAAAGCAGTCGCCGATGAGGAAATTGTAGTTGAACTGGATCCGGGTATGGCTTTCGGTACCGGCACCCATCCTACTACTGTGCTTTGCATTCAGGCACTGGAAAAATATATAAAGGCCGGAGAGCGGGTCATCGATGTAGGAACAGGATCCGGAGTTCTTGCTATAGCAGCAGAAAAACTTGGGGCAGGTTCTGTGAATGCCATAGACCTGGACGAAGTAGCTGTTGAAGCTGCCGGCCGCAATGTGGAATGGAATAATTCCAGCCAGACGGTTTCTGTTTCGAAGGCCAATCTTCTCGATCATGTCAGCGGTACATATGATATGATAGTAGCAAATATTCTGGCTGAAGTTATTGTGGAAATGACCGATTCCGCCTACAAAGCAGTCCGTCCGGGAGGGTTGATTATTGTTTCCGGCATTATTAAAGCGAAGCGGGAAATGGTAAAAAGCTCCCTGATTCAAGCTGGATTTCTCATAACTGAAATTACAGAAATGGAAGACTGGACAGCAATAGCAGCTGCCAGGCCGGAAGAGGAATAAAAATGCAGAGATATTTTTTGGGAGACGACTGTTTCACAGAAACAGAAGCACACCTCGACGAAGAGTCAGCGAAACACGCTTTAAAAGTAATGAGAATGAGGGCAGGAGACGGCCTGATTGTATGTAACATGCAGGGAATCTGTTATACAGGTGAACTAACGGAGGAGAATTCTCCATCGGTAACTCTACTGCACCGGGAAAGGCAGGTTTCTGAGCTTCCTTTGAATGTTACGGTTGCTCAGGGAATGCCTAAAGCGGATAAGCTTGAGCACGTGATTCAAAAAGGAACTGAACTTGGCAGTGCTGCATTCATTCCGTTTTTTGCAGAACGTTCGATTGTAAAAATCGATGCAGCCAAAGCAGATAAAAAAACGGTTAGATGGCAGAAAATTGCCAAAGAAGCAGCTGAACAGTCGCACAGGCAAAGATGTCCAGTAGTGGAACCCCCTGTTTCTTTTCAATTCATATTAAAGAAGGCAGCGGAGTTTGATCATGTCATAGTTGCTTACGAGGAAGAAGCCAAAGCCGGGGAGACATCCCTTTTTTCTCAAGCTGTGAACAGGATGAACCCGAAAGAGAAAGTACTTTTAATAGTAGGTCCTGAAGGCGGACTTACAGAAGAAGAAACCGGCCAGCTTATAAAGGCAGGAGGAGTCAGCTGCGGTTTCGGGCCGAGAATATTACGGACTGAAACGGCTTCTTTGTTTGCGCTGGCTGTCTTCTCCTACCATTTTGAATTATCGAGGTGAAAAATATGCGGAAAGTCGCATTTCACACTTTAGGGTGTAAAGTAAATCATTATGAAACCGAGGCAATATGGCAGCTGTTTCAATCAGAGAATTATGAAAAAGTTGACTTCGACCAGACTTCGGATGTGTATGTCATTAATACATGTACAGTTACAAACACGGGAGATAAGAAAAGCCGGCAGGTAATCCGCCGGGCCATAAGAAAAAATCCAGATGCTGTGATCTGTGTCACAGGATGTTACGCGCAGACTTCTCCGGCAGAAATCATGGCAATACCCGGCGTAGACATCGTCGTCGGAACCCAGGACCGTCATAAAATGATTCCATATATAGAAGAGTTTCAAAACGAAAGAAAGCCTATTAATGGAGTAGGGAACATCATGAAAACCCGGGTTTATGAAGAACTTGATGTGCCGGCTTTTACTGACAGAACAAGAGCTTCTTTGAAAATACAGGAAGGCTGTAATAATTTTTGTACTTTCTGTATAATTCCCTGGGCGCGTGGACTGCTTCGTTCGAGAGATCCTGAAGAAGTTCTGAAACAGGCCAGACAGCTTGTGTATGCCGGCTATAAAGAAATTGTTTTAACAGGAATTCACACAGGCGGATACGGTGAGGACATGAAGGACTACAATCTTGCACGTCTGCTCGAAGAACTGGAGCAGGTGGAAGGATTAATGAGAATCCGTATATCTTCTATCGAAGGCAGCCAGATTACTGACGATGTCATCCGCGTAATTAATGATTCCCAAAAAATTGTCCGTCATCTGCATGTTCCGCTTCAGTCCGGTTCAGACACGGTTCTGAAAAGAATGCGGCGAAAGTACACAATGGATTTTTATAAAGAGCGGGTCCAAAAGCTTAAAGGAGCTCTGCCGGGACTTGCGGTCACATCTGATGTTATCGTCGGCTTTCCCGGGGAAACCGAAGAAGAGTTTCAGGAAACTTATCAGGCTGTCCGTGATGTCGGCTTTTCGGAACTTCACGTTTTTCCATATTCGAAACGCACAGGTACACCTGCTGCCCGAATGGAAAATCAAGTCGAGGATGCTGTGAAACATGAAAGAGTACGTAAACTAATTTCCTTATCCGATCAGCAGGCAAAAGAATATGCGTCCCGTTATGAGGGAGAAGTTCTGGAAATGATTCCTGAAGAAGAGGACAAAGAAGACAGCCGTCTGTTAATCGGATACACTGATAATTATATGAAAGTTAAAGTGGAGCTTGATCGTGCCTATATCGGCGAAATTGTTAAAGTGAAAATAACTCATTCAGGTTATCCTTATAACAAAGGCATGTTTGTAAAGGTCGAAAAAAGACCGGAAGCGAAAGTTTAATCACCTTTTTCCGCGAAATCAAATATTGACCTGTTCTTAAATTTCTTATATAATCTAATTATACATGCTCTCTGCATGTTTACTGGTTGTCCGGAGGGAGGGATACAGAATGGCAGAAACACGAGTTAGAAAAAATGAAAACCTTGATACTGCTCTTCGTCGTTTTAAGAAAACGATGTCTAAAGAGGGGACTTTAGCGGAGGTAAAAAAGCGTAAGCATTACGAAAAGCCTAGTATTCGCCGCAAGAAAAAGTCTGAAGCAGCTCGAAAGCGTAAATTCTAAGGAGAGGGTTGCCCGTGTCTTTATCGGTTCTCGATCAATTAAATCAGGACATGAAACAGGCAATGCGTGAGAAAGATAAGCAGCGTCTGTCCGTCATTCGTTCTGTAAAAGGTTCGATTCAGAACGAAACGATTAATCTCGGTCACGATCTCTCTGATGAAGAAGTGCTTACTGTACTGAACCGGGAAATGAAGCAGCGTCGCGAATCCCTCCATGAGTTTGAAAAAGCTGGTCGCAGCGATCTTGTTGCGAAAACGCAAGCGGAAATCGACGTTCTTGCTGATTATATGCCGGAACAGCTGTCAGATGAGGAACTGCAGAAGATTGTTGATGAGACGATTGCAGAAACCGGTGCCGTTTCTAAATCCGAAATGGGTAAAGTAATGGGAGCTGTCATGCCCAAAGTTAAAGGTCGGGCTGACGGTACGGCTGTGAGGCGTTTAGTCCAGCAATCACTGTCATAACAAATAAAAGTTAAAGCACAGGATATTCCTGTGCTTTTTTGATGTATGAAATAATAAAATCCGTTCGCCTTTTTTGATTATATTATTAGTAAATGTGAAACAGATGCATATTGAAATGAATGGAAGGGTATAG is a window from the Alkalicoccus halolimnae genome containing:
- the lepA gene encoding translation elongation factor 4; protein product: MKPEQRIERRDRIRNFSIIAHIDHGKSTLADRILEKTSALTSREMQDQMLDAMDLERERGITIKLNAVQLNYKAADGETYIFHLIDTPGHVDFAYEVSRSLAACEGALLIVDAAQGIEAQTLANVYLALDNDLEILPIINKIDLPSAEPDRVRQEVEDVIGLPGEDCIPASAKSGIGIDEILEAVVKKVPAPSGDPEAPLKAMIFDSIYDPYRGVIVYIRIMEGTVKKGEKIKMMANEKQFEVQEIGVFTPKPVQQKELTVGDVGYMIASIKNVGDSQVGDTVTHAAKPTADPMPGYRKLNPMVFCGMYPVDTNHYVALREALEKLELNDSALQFEAETSQALGFGFRSGFLGLLHMEIIQERIEREFGIDLITTAPSVVYEVTKTDESVLEIDNPSEMPDAQQVETVREPYVKAEVMVPNDYVGAVMELCQKKRGDYLDMKYLDANRVNIIYEIPLSEIVYDFFDTLKSSTKGYASFDYEIIGYKESNLVKMDILLNGETVDALSIIVHRDSAYERGKIIVEKLKNLIPRQQFEVPVQASIGQKIIARSTIKAMRKNVLAKCYGGDVSRKRKLLEKQKEGKKRMKSVGNVEVPQEAFMSVLSMDENK
- the hemW gene encoding radical SAM family heme chaperone HemW, whose amino-acid sequence is MRKSLYIHVPFCEQICHYCDFNKFFLQNQPVDEYLDLCMEEMEKTVKTHPQTELIETIYIGGGTPTALSTEQLKRLLEAVPKYFQLTDQVEWTVEVNPGSADREKFEMMKNAGVNRLSIGAQTFDPELLKTINRDHGTGEAEHTVKLAQESGIPNLSIDMMFGLPGQTMKQWKDSLQKAAELDISHISAYSLKIEPKTVFYQMWNKGRLQLPEQELEAEMYTYMLTFLKKHGFTAYEISNFSKHGLESMHNLAYWNNDEYYGIGAGAHSYVDGMRNRNHGPLPKYMKAVKNEELPYLEKHKVTKEEKMEEEMFMGLRKRLGVSKEQFYRRYNRGIEEVFPGVVEHLKNKLLLQEMDDRIMLTEEGLLLGNEVFEKFLFTAEEI
- the hrcA gene encoding heat-inducible transcriptional repressor HrcA, with the translated sequence MLTERQLYILKAIVDDYITNAEPVGSRTVSKRADMNFSPATIRNEMSDLEELGFLEKPHSSAGRIPSQKGYRYYVDHLLSPKQLSSKDVTNIRSQLAVKFHESEQVIQHSAKILSHLTSYTSIVLGPEVFESKLRQIQLIPISGDQAVVIIVTDSGHVENQTVHFPGNVSGSDVEKVVNILNDRLRGVPIFQLQQKLSQEISAVLKKHVSKYETMLSALTDVFRDQQQEKVYYGGKTNILSQPEFNDVERVRSILNIFEEDALVSRLIRSEDEGLTIRIGEENDFKPFDDLSIVTATYTLEGKYVGTIGLLGPTRMEYPRVISLMEYFSKDMSELLSRKDRS
- the grpE gene encoding nucleotide exchange factor GrpE; translated protein: MSKRNNDDVQDLETEEASAAETAEETTELEEEASVEETEIDQLKQQVQDLEDRLLRLQAEYDNFRRRTKKEKESAAKYKSQSLAESLLPALDNFERALMINPETEEAKSLLQGMKMVHNQLSEALQSEEIEIMETVGQPFDPHMHEAVMQVESDEYDSNIIVEELQKGYLLKDKVIRPAMVKVSS
- the dnaK gene encoding molecular chaperone DnaK, which gives rise to MSKVIGIDLGTTNSCVAVMEGGEATVIANAEGARTTPSVVSFKDGERQVGEVAKRQMITNPNTITSIKRHMGTNHKEEAEGKQYTPQEISAIILQKLKADAEAYLGETVTKAVITVPAYFNDSQRQATKDAGKIAGLEVERIVNEPTAAALAYGLEKEEDQTILVYDLGGGTFDVSILELGDGFFEVKSTSGDNKLGGDDFDQVVIDHLVAEFKKENGVDLSQDKMALQRLKDAAEKAKKDLSGVSQTQISLPFITADQSGPKHMEMNLTRAKFDDLTSHLVERTMGPARQALKDAGLSADEVDKVVLVGGSTRIPAVQEAIKKVTGKDAHKGVNPDEVVALGAAIQAGVLTGDVKDVVLLDVTPLSLGIETMGGVFTKLIERNTTIPTSKSQTFSTAADNQPSVDIHVLQGEREMAANNKTLGRFQLNDIPPAPRGVPQIEVSFDIDANGIVNVRAKDLGTNKEQSITITSSSGLSDEEVEQMVKDAEENAEADKQRREEVDTRNEADQLVFQTEKTLKDLGENVEESEKEKAETAKEKLKTALEGEDMEAIKTAKDELQEIVTQLTTKMYEQAAQQQQAEGQGAEQQDDDVVDADYEEVNDDKKE
- the dnaJ gene encoding molecular chaperone DnaJ, producing the protein MSKRDYYDVLGVEKGAEDAEIKKAYRKLARKYHPDVNKEADAEEKFKEVKEAYDTLSDSNKRAQYDQFGHTDPNQGFGGAGAGDFGGFSDIFDMFFGGGGRRRDPNAPRQGSDLQYTMTLEFKEAVFGKETDIEIPREEECTTCDGSGAKPGTKPETCQQCGGAGQLNVEQNTPFGRVVNRRVCDRCEGTGQQVKDKCQTCDGRGKVKKRKKIHINIPAGVDTGQQIRVAGQGEPGVNGGPPGDLYVVFNVKEHEFFHRDGDDIFCDMPITFVQSALGDEIEVPTLEGKVKLKVPAGTQTGTDFRLRGKGAPNVRGFGQGDQHIRVKIITPKKLSERQKEILREFSEESGTEAPDEQSQNFFAKVKRAFKSFGE
- the prmA gene encoding 50S ribosomal protein L11 methyltransferase — translated: MKWSEICIHTTQEAVEPVSHILHEAGAGGVVIEDRADLYRERETKFGEIFQLSADDYPEEGVLLKAYLPLNSFLGDTVEEIKQAISQLQQYNIDLGAHEVTLNEVDEEEWATAWKKYYKPVKVGERITIAPSWENYKAVADEEIVVELDPGMAFGTGTHPTTVLCIQALEKYIKAGERVIDVGTGSGVLAIAAEKLGAGSVNAIDLDEVAVEAAGRNVEWNNSSQTVSVSKANLLDHVSGTYDMIVANILAEVIVEMTDSAYKAVRPGGLIIVSGIIKAKREMVKSSLIQAGFLITEITEMEDWTAIAAARPEEE
- a CDS encoding 16S rRNA (uracil(1498)-N(3))-methyltransferase, with amino-acid sequence MQRYFLGDDCFTETEAHLDEESAKHALKVMRMRAGDGLIVCNMQGICYTGELTEENSPSVTLLHRERQVSELPLNVTVAQGMPKADKLEHVIQKGTELGSAAFIPFFAERSIVKIDAAKADKKTVRWQKIAKEAAEQSHRQRCPVVEPPVSFQFILKKAAEFDHVIVAYEEEAKAGETSLFSQAVNRMNPKEKVLLIVGPEGGLTEEETGQLIKAGGVSCGFGPRILRTETASLFALAVFSYHFELSR